Sequence from the Methanococcoides sp. AM1 genome:
TCATGGAGTAAGTGAAAAGGTGAATAAATGAGCGATAGTGATGATAAAATAAAACAGATCTCAAGATTACTGGAACTTGGTGGTACAATGCTTGCACAGCACTGCACAACATGCGGAGCTCCTATGTTCAGGTATCACGGCGATGTCCTTTGTCCTATTTGCCAGGGTGAAGGTGTTGGTACGAATATGGCTTCACAGGAACAAATGATGAGGGCAGAAGTATCCACAGTTCCACAGAATGCTGGGGCTCAGGAAGCCACAACATTTTCAGAACCTGCAGGACAACTTCCGGCAGATCAGGTACCAATCTCGTTTGCTTCTCCTGATGTCAGACCGGGACATGTGCCGATATCCTCCGTCAAACACGTGGAAGGTACGGGCTCTGTGTCCGATATATTGAAAATGAAGTTAGAGTCCGTCGCAAGTCTCATTCAATCTGAGAATGACCCTCGCAGGATCAGGGAGTATCTTGAAATAATGGAAAAATGCCTTGATGTC
This genomic interval carries:
- a CDS encoding Sjogren's syndrome/scleroderma autoantigen 1 family protein, with amino-acid sequence MSDSDDKIKQISRLLELGGTMLAQHCTTCGAPMFRYHGDVLCPICQGEGVGTNMASQEQMMRAEVSTVPQNAGAQEATTFSEPAGQLPADQVPISFASPDVRPGHVPISSVKHVEGTGSVSDILKMKLESVASLIQSENDPRRIREYLEIMEKCLDVLERIN